The Ooceraea biroi isolate clonal line C1 chromosome 11, Obir_v5.4, whole genome shotgun sequence genome includes a region encoding these proteins:
- the LOC105275253 gene encoding phosphofurin acidic cluster sorting protein 2 isoform X1, which yields MAERTKVTAPATRPVPMKLFATWEVDRTPPNCIPRLCSLTLTRLVILRPLGSDLTSISIAVKMHSSKRTLRSNEMAIPTGGMLDTELELQFALQYPHFLKRDGNKLLILLQRRKRYKNRTMLGYKTLAEGVINMARVLQKQMDLELELVSDKAEKYGGHSVALARVSVVALSSQPVDHDKRLMSDPNERLCPEFSDEEEEFSSEGEAEGSDSEPTLEVHRRKSRGKMPANARQRNLKQKFIALLKRFRVSEELEHDQEEIGQKLSGGDMEIEELFDELEDLSDSGPELDTMSVSSTPKPSLRPFFSSSRSLLAPPHSVVTSEDTATVSATTTCQQTTAQPTKEKHRIGHTTPERGVDRQSDDSSRRADSDSHPENWTDHEANDPPNYIAGSPPKSEQPNKSENSERRSRLFARDRGTPGSNKSKKHSLSVDLKPTSDLNNTEPRKALVEQLSRVLPDDSLPDAVSLVSIADPGGAVLAARLQERNHKVLTTASPADIRATFTCLVTRIQKFCNSSAKPPAPIKMIIAGGDSFINAVLRHYVDLLSFRPPDWQNYMKFLVVPLGSNTLTRYLGSIDAKYSMLFGDEWKELMEREGGGSSEGAARVSEYLATANAVLLLPIAEAMVTYRETDDSSQIFIPFINDVRVGCPDSSSSTSVDLEESNISVSGSPPSLPPPTLPVPPVPGKLTPPSSPNVGQPTREGWEPVELQLDYWGKQTQGEKGKSTLRQAFRALHVQRLPSLGEVPGHHLSMNYTTKEKKQKIMRLGKKKEKEKENEPKSQTVDGVTRLICSAKTHNIPLRVSIDGTEWYGVKFFQLSAQWQTHIKTFPIALLDYNPQQQATTTT from the exons ATGGCGGAACGGACGAAGGTGACGGCCCCGGCCACCCGGCCCGTTCCCATGAAGCTGTTTGCCACCTGGGAAGTGGATCGCACCCCTCCAAACTGCATACCCAG GCTGTGTTCCTTGACGTTAACGCGTTTAGTGATACTTCGGCCACTTGGCTCGGATCTAACATCCATCAGTATCGCAGTCAAGATGCATAGCTCCAAGAGAACCTTGCGGTCTAACGAGATGGCTATACCGACTGGTGGCATGCTCGATACAGAACTCGAATTGCAGTTTGCGCTTCAATATCCTCATTTTCTCAAGAGAGATGGCAATAAGCTTCTGATATTGTTACAGAGGCGAAAGCGATATAAAAATCGCACAATGCTTGGATACAAGACTCTTGCCGAAGGAGTCATCAATATGGCACGA GTGCTGCAAAAGCAAATGGATCTTGAGTTGGAACTCGTGTCAGACAAAGCGGAGAAATACGGTGGTCATTCGGTCGCGTTGGCGCGCGTGAGCGTTGTGGCGCTGAGCTCCCAACCCGTTGATCATGACAAAAGACTGATGAGCGATCCCAACGAGAGGCTCTGTCCGGAATTTAGTGATGAGGAGGAGGAATTTAGTTCAGAGGGTGAAGCGGAAGGTAGCGATAGCGAACCAACGTTGGAGGTGCACAGGCGGAAAAGTCGCGGAAAGATGCCAGCGAATGCCAGG CAAAGAAACTTGAAGCAAAAGTTTATAGCTCTGCTGAAGCGGTTTAGAGTATCTGAAGAGTTGGAACATGATCAAGAAGAAATTGGGCAGAAACTTTCAG GCGGCGATATGGAGATTGAAGAACTATTCGACGAGTTGGAGGATTTATCTGACAGTGGGCCGGAATTGGATACTATGTCCGTTAGCAGTACACCGAAGCCATCGCTCAGACCCTTTTTCAGCTCTAGTCGATCCCTTCTCGCGCCACCTCATTCTG TAGTAACCAGCGAGGACACGGCAACTGTCTCCGCGACTACCACGTGTCAGCAAACTACGGCTCAGCCGACTAAAGAGAAACATCGTATCGGACACACTACACCGG AACGTGGAGTGGACAGGCAAAGTGACGATAGTTCCCGAAGAGCCGACAGCGACTCCCATCCTGAGAATTGGACGGACCACGAAGCGAATGATCCACCGAATTATATAGCGGGCTCGCCGCCAAAGTCGGAACAACCTAACAAGAGTGAAAATTCCGAGAGAAGAAGCAGACTCTTCGCGCGTGATAGAGGTACACCTGGCAGCAATAAATCTAAGAAGCACAGTTTAAGTGTCGACCTGAAGCCTACGTCTGACTTGAATAACACAgag CCGAGGAAAGCTTTAGTCGAGCAGTTAAGTCGAGTGTTACCAGATGACAGTTTACCGGATGCTGTGTCACTCGTGTCGATAGCAGATCCTGGTGGTGCGGTCCTTGCAGCGAGACTTCAAGAAAGGAACCATAAAGTTCTGACGACTGCTTCCCCGGCTGATATTCGTGCAACATTTACATGCTTGGTCACGCGAATACAAAAATT CTGTAATAGTTCCGCGAAACCACCGGCACCCATAAAGATGATTATCGCTGGTGGGGATAGTTTTATAAACGCCGTTCTTCGTCACTACGTCGACCTGTTGAGCTTCAGACCGCCAGATTGGCAAAACTACATGAAATTCTTGGTAGTGCCATTGGGTTCGAACACGTTAACGAGATATCTCGGTTCGATTGACGCAAAATATTCGATGCTGTTCGGAGACGAATGGAAGGAGCTTATGGAGAGGGAAGGTGGAGGATCGAGCGAAGGTGCAGCGCGAGTGTCCGAGTATCTGGCTACGGCGAATGCGGTTCTATTGTTACCCATAGCGGAAGCTATGGTCACGTACAG GGAAACGGATGACAGCAGCCAAATCTTTATTCCCTTTATAAATGATGTTCGTGTGGGCTGCCCGGACAGCAGTTCTTCCACGTCCGTTGATCTGGAAGAAAGTAATATCAGTGTATCCGGCTCGCCGCCCTCTTTACCCCCTCCAACTTTGCCTGTTCCACCTGTTCCTGGAAAGTTAACACCACCCAGTAGTCCTAACGTGGGTCAACCAACGAGAGAAGGATGGGAACCAGTGGAACTTCAGCTGGATTATTGGGGTAAACAGACTCAGGGTGAGAAAGGAAAGAGTACATTACGCCAAGCTTTTCGAGCTTTGCATGTGCAAAGACTTCCCTCATTGGGTGAGGTTCCAGGACACCATCTGTCTATGAATTACACGACGAAAGAGAAGAAGCAAAAAA tAATGAGATTGGgcaaaaagaaggaaaaagaaaaagaaaacgaaccAAAGAGTCAAACGGTGGATGGTGTGACACGTCTTATATGTTCTGCGAAAACTCACAACATTCCATTAAGAG
- the LOC105275254 gene encoding protein YIF1B — MNYNHSSARRGKPKRLLDPSAGLSIQTPPMSQSPYMYNQQVPMNNGGMTEYGFNVPGQGAPPYGFNPQVSNYPPSDNQGAEFPSPQFATELLAQPVVTNMAMQYGNALVGSGKQHFEKYVPITALKYYFAVNTDYVFAKLMLLFFPFVHKDWSVKYEQDVPLQPRYEKNAPDMYIPTMAFFTYVATAGLVLGTQGRFTHEQLGILASSALAWGVIELLVHTISLYVMNLQTSLTTLDLLAYCGYKYVGINAALLISLLFRKFGFYLMLLYFSLSLAVFLMRSLKLRVIPQGHTSYTASGNKRRLYFILFLAGVQPVLMWWLSYHLI, encoded by the exons ATGAATTATAATCATTCCAGCGCACGTCGAG GTAAGCCAAAGAGATTGTTAGATCCATCAGCTGGTTTGTCCATACAGACTCCTCCAATGTCACAAAGTCCATACATGTATAACCAACAG GTACCTATGAATAACGGTGGAATGACAGAATACGGTTTTAACGTCCCTGGGCAGGGAGCACCACCATATGGATTTAATCCACAAGTATCAAATTATCCACCTAGCGATAATCAAGGAGCAGAGTTTCCCAGTCCACAATTTGCAACAGAATTATTGGCTCAACCGGTCGTCACGAATATGGCAATGCAATATGGCAATGCATTGGTTGGCAGTGGaaaacaacattttgaaaaatatgtacCAATTACAGcattaaagtattattttgCTGTAAATACAGATTACGTCTTCGCAAAGTTAATGCTGTTGTTCTTCCCATTTGTGCACAAG GACTGGTCTGTGAAATACGAACAAGATGTGCCGTTGCAACCgcgatatgaaaaaaatgccCCAGACATGTATATTCCTACAATGGCATTTTTCACGTACGTTGCTACGGCGGGATTAGTTTTAGGCACGCAGGGCCGTTTCACTCACGAGCAATTGGGTATTCTGGCTAGTTCTGCTCTTGCTTGGGGCGTGATCGAATTGCTCGTTCATACTATAAGCTTGTACGTAATGAATCTCCAGACGAGTTTAACGACATTGGACTTGCTGGCATATTGCGGTTATAAATATGTCGGTATCAATGCAGCTCTTTTGATATCGTTGCTCTTTCGAAAATTTGGTTTCTACCTGATGCTTTTGTACTTTAGTCTCTCTCTAGCTGTCTTTCTGATGCGATCGTTAAAATTAAGAGTCATTCCACAAGGCCATACGTCATACACGGCCTCTGGCAATAAGAGGCGGCTTTACTTTATACTGTTCTTGGCTGGTGTACAGCCAGTTCTAATGTGGTGGTTGTCATATCATTTGATTTAA
- the LOC105275253 gene encoding phosphofurin acidic cluster sorting protein 2 isoform X2 — MAERTKVTAPATRPVPMKLFATWEVDRTPPNCIPRLCSLTLTRLVILRPLGSDLTSISIAVKMHSSKRTLRSNEMAIPTGGMLDTELELQFALQYPHFLKRDGNKLLILLQRRKRYKNRTMLGYKTLAEGVINMARVLQKQMDLELELVSDKAEKYGGHSVALARVSVVALSSQPVDHDKRLMSDPNERLCPEFSDEEEEFSSEGEAEGSDSEPTLEVHRRKSRGKMPANARQRNLKQKFIALLKRFRVSEELEHDQEEIGQKLSGGDMEIEELFDELEDLSDSGPELDTMSVSSTPKPSLRPFFSSSRSLLAPPHSERGVDRQSDDSSRRADSDSHPENWTDHEANDPPNYIAGSPPKSEQPNKSENSERRSRLFARDRGTPGSNKSKKHSLSVDLKPTSDLNNTEPRKALVEQLSRVLPDDSLPDAVSLVSIADPGGAVLAARLQERNHKVLTTASPADIRATFTCLVTRIQKFCNSSAKPPAPIKMIIAGGDSFINAVLRHYVDLLSFRPPDWQNYMKFLVVPLGSNTLTRYLGSIDAKYSMLFGDEWKELMEREGGGSSEGAARVSEYLATANAVLLLPIAEAMVTYRETDDSSQIFIPFINDVRVGCPDSSSSTSVDLEESNISVSGSPPSLPPPTLPVPPVPGKLTPPSSPNVGQPTREGWEPVELQLDYWGKQTQGEKGKSTLRQAFRALHVQRLPSLGEVPGHHLSMNYTTKEKKQKIMRLGKKKEKEKENEPKSQTVDGVTRLICSAKTHNIPLRVSIDGTEWYGVKFFQLSAQWQTHIKTFPIALLDYNPQQQATTTT; from the exons ATGGCGGAACGGACGAAGGTGACGGCCCCGGCCACCCGGCCCGTTCCCATGAAGCTGTTTGCCACCTGGGAAGTGGATCGCACCCCTCCAAACTGCATACCCAG GCTGTGTTCCTTGACGTTAACGCGTTTAGTGATACTTCGGCCACTTGGCTCGGATCTAACATCCATCAGTATCGCAGTCAAGATGCATAGCTCCAAGAGAACCTTGCGGTCTAACGAGATGGCTATACCGACTGGTGGCATGCTCGATACAGAACTCGAATTGCAGTTTGCGCTTCAATATCCTCATTTTCTCAAGAGAGATGGCAATAAGCTTCTGATATTGTTACAGAGGCGAAAGCGATATAAAAATCGCACAATGCTTGGATACAAGACTCTTGCCGAAGGAGTCATCAATATGGCACGA GTGCTGCAAAAGCAAATGGATCTTGAGTTGGAACTCGTGTCAGACAAAGCGGAGAAATACGGTGGTCATTCGGTCGCGTTGGCGCGCGTGAGCGTTGTGGCGCTGAGCTCCCAACCCGTTGATCATGACAAAAGACTGATGAGCGATCCCAACGAGAGGCTCTGTCCGGAATTTAGTGATGAGGAGGAGGAATTTAGTTCAGAGGGTGAAGCGGAAGGTAGCGATAGCGAACCAACGTTGGAGGTGCACAGGCGGAAAAGTCGCGGAAAGATGCCAGCGAATGCCAGG CAAAGAAACTTGAAGCAAAAGTTTATAGCTCTGCTGAAGCGGTTTAGAGTATCTGAAGAGTTGGAACATGATCAAGAAGAAATTGGGCAGAAACTTTCAG GCGGCGATATGGAGATTGAAGAACTATTCGACGAGTTGGAGGATTTATCTGACAGTGGGCCGGAATTGGATACTATGTCCGTTAGCAGTACACCGAAGCCATCGCTCAGACCCTTTTTCAGCTCTAGTCGATCCCTTCTCGCGCCACCTCATTCTG AACGTGGAGTGGACAGGCAAAGTGACGATAGTTCCCGAAGAGCCGACAGCGACTCCCATCCTGAGAATTGGACGGACCACGAAGCGAATGATCCACCGAATTATATAGCGGGCTCGCCGCCAAAGTCGGAACAACCTAACAAGAGTGAAAATTCCGAGAGAAGAAGCAGACTCTTCGCGCGTGATAGAGGTACACCTGGCAGCAATAAATCTAAGAAGCACAGTTTAAGTGTCGACCTGAAGCCTACGTCTGACTTGAATAACACAgag CCGAGGAAAGCTTTAGTCGAGCAGTTAAGTCGAGTGTTACCAGATGACAGTTTACCGGATGCTGTGTCACTCGTGTCGATAGCAGATCCTGGTGGTGCGGTCCTTGCAGCGAGACTTCAAGAAAGGAACCATAAAGTTCTGACGACTGCTTCCCCGGCTGATATTCGTGCAACATTTACATGCTTGGTCACGCGAATACAAAAATT CTGTAATAGTTCCGCGAAACCACCGGCACCCATAAAGATGATTATCGCTGGTGGGGATAGTTTTATAAACGCCGTTCTTCGTCACTACGTCGACCTGTTGAGCTTCAGACCGCCAGATTGGCAAAACTACATGAAATTCTTGGTAGTGCCATTGGGTTCGAACACGTTAACGAGATATCTCGGTTCGATTGACGCAAAATATTCGATGCTGTTCGGAGACGAATGGAAGGAGCTTATGGAGAGGGAAGGTGGAGGATCGAGCGAAGGTGCAGCGCGAGTGTCCGAGTATCTGGCTACGGCGAATGCGGTTCTATTGTTACCCATAGCGGAAGCTATGGTCACGTACAG GGAAACGGATGACAGCAGCCAAATCTTTATTCCCTTTATAAATGATGTTCGTGTGGGCTGCCCGGACAGCAGTTCTTCCACGTCCGTTGATCTGGAAGAAAGTAATATCAGTGTATCCGGCTCGCCGCCCTCTTTACCCCCTCCAACTTTGCCTGTTCCACCTGTTCCTGGAAAGTTAACACCACCCAGTAGTCCTAACGTGGGTCAACCAACGAGAGAAGGATGGGAACCAGTGGAACTTCAGCTGGATTATTGGGGTAAACAGACTCAGGGTGAGAAAGGAAAGAGTACATTACGCCAAGCTTTTCGAGCTTTGCATGTGCAAAGACTTCCCTCATTGGGTGAGGTTCCAGGACACCATCTGTCTATGAATTACACGACGAAAGAGAAGAAGCAAAAAA tAATGAGATTGGgcaaaaagaaggaaaaagaaaaagaaaacgaaccAAAGAGTCAAACGGTGGATGGTGTGACACGTCTTATATGTTCTGCGAAAACTCACAACATTCCATTAAGAG
- the LOC105275255 gene encoding 6-phosphogluconate dehydrogenase, decarboxylating gives MSTPVADIALIGLAVMGQNLILNMNDHGFVVCAYNRTTDKVKSFLENEAKGTKVIGAYSLKEMVSTLKSPRRVMLLIKAGTAVDAFIEQLVPLLSPGDIIIDGGNSEYQDTERRTKDLEQKEILFVGSGVSGGEDGARYGPSLMPGGNPKAWPHIKQIFQSICAKANGEPCCDWVGETGAGHFVKMVHNGIEYGDMQIICEAYHLMRSGLQLTQGEMSTVFDEWNKSELDSFLIEITRDILKYKDEKGYLLERIKDTAGQKGTGKWTAIAALDYGVPVTLIGESVFSRCLSALKNERVEASAILSGPDSVYKGDKKQLIEHLRKALYAAKIISYAQGFMLLREAAKIHKWNLNYGGIALMWRGGCIIRSAFLANIKSAYDKNPQLSNLLLDDFFAKAMDVCHKSARIVVSTAVTLGIPTPALSTALAFYDGFRTARLPANLLQAQRDYFGAHTYELLGQEGKFVHTNWTGHGGKVSASTYDA, from the exons ATGAGTACCCC AGTAGCGGATATTGCCCTCATTGGCTTGGCAGTCATGGGACAGAACTTAATTCTGAATATGAACGATCATGGATTCGTTGTATGTGCGTACAATCGTACTACAGACAAAGTAAAGTCTTTTCTTGAGAATGAAGCAAAGGGTACAAAAGTTATTGGAGCTTACAGCTTAAAGGAGATGGTCAGTACTTTGAAGAGTCCAAGGAGGGTGATGCTATTAATTAAAG CTGGTACAGCTGTGGATGCCTTTATCGAACAATTagttcctcttctttctcctgGAGATATCATTATCGACGGTGGTAATTCTGAATATCAAGATACCGAGAGGCGTACCAAGGATCTGGAACAGAAAGAGATCCTGTTTGTGGGCAGTGGAGTCAGTGGAGGGGAGGATGGTGCCAGATACGGACCATCCTTGATGCCTGGAGGCAATCCAAAAGCTTGGCCTCATATCAAACAGATCTTCCAA tCGATATGCGCGAAAGCAAACGGCGAGCCATGCTGCGATTGGGTCGGCGAGACTGGCGCGGGACATTTTGTCAAGATGGTGCATAACGGAATCGAATACGGCGACATGCAAATCATATGCGAGGCTTACCACTTGATGCGAAGCGGCCTACAACTCACACAGGGGGAAATGAGTACAGTGTTCGATGAGTGGAACAAGAGCGAGCTGGACTCGTTTCTGATCGAGATTACGAGAGATATACTCAAGTACAAGGATGAAAAAGGTTACTTGCTTGAGCGCATCAAGGATACCGCCGGTCAGAAGGGTACCGGCAAGTGGACGGCAATCGCTGCGTTGGATTATGGCGTGCCAGTCACGCTGATCGGCGAATCGGTATTCTCCAGATGCCTGTCTGCGCTGAAAAACGAACGCGTGGAAGCGAGCGCGATACTATCGGGTCCGGATTCGGTATATAAAGGAGACAAGAAACAGTTGATCGAACATTTAAGGAAAGCTCTATACGCCGCAAAGATTATATCGTACGCACAAGGCTTTATGCTGCTGAGGGAAGCTGCGAAAATTCACAAGTGGAACTTGAATTATGGCGGAATAGCATTGATGTGGCGAGGTGGATGTATCATAAGAAG CGCATTCTTGGCAAATATAAAGTCGGCCTATGACAAAAATCCACAATtgtctaatttattattagatgaTTTCTTCGCTAAAGCTATGGACGTGTGTCACAAGAGTGCTAGGATAGTGGTAAGTACGGCGGTGACATTGGGCATACCGACTCCTGCGTTGTCGACGGCCTTGGCTTTCTATGATGGATTTAGAACCGCTCGACTACCAGCGAATCTACTTCAAGCCCAACGAGACTACTTTGGTGCCCATACGTACGAATTGCTCGGTCAAGAAGGGAAATTCGTTCACACGAATTGGACTGGACACGGCGGGAAAGTGTCCGCTTCCACGTACGACGCGTAA
- the LOC105275256 gene encoding uncharacterized protein LOC105275256 produces the protein MEEHEILLLPPFSDTNREGVRKKLWRNTIEIMASDDEDSDVDEDFALRQTGVFPAKRHCTQLSEVNETRTDTEQGMSINMETAANSLKNIDYEEVIYQMQIEEKLKSWQAFQEKEGSMDNNVNEILDYYRKMHPLVSEDEVSVDQLARFHFRFKENDMEDTAVAMAIRNHGLVQSTKLALQGRYCKCRRKLMHSAIPSECTYEGELSCGPVISNVETRRRNAFDADKVYECDQPEDFLERAVGVAIKKKGLSALSVDYG, from the exons ATGGAGGAACATGAGATTCTTCTGCTTCCACCTTTCTCTGATACCAATAGAGAAGGTGTCAGGAAAAAGCTTTGGCGGAACACAATAGAGATAATGGCCAGTGACGATGAGGACTCGGATGTGGACGAGGATTTTGCTTTGCGTCAAACAGGTGTCTTTCCAGCCAAACGACATTGCACGCAACTATCCGAAGTTAACGAGACTCGTACGGACACg GAACAAGGCATGAGTATAAACATGGAGACAGCAGCAAACAGTTTAAAGAATATCGATTACGAAGAAGTTATTTATCAAATGCAGATTGAGGAGAAACTGAAATCATGGCAGGCTTtccaagagaaagaaggatcCATGGACAATAACGTCAATGAaattttagattattataGGAAGATGCATCCACTTGTTTCTGAGGATGAGGTCTCCGTTGATCAGTTGGCCAGATTTCATTTTAGATTCAAAGAAAACGACATGGAAGACACGGCTGTGGCAATGGCAATTCGCAATCATGGATTGGTGCAATCGACCAAGCTTGCTCTCCAGGGACGTTACTGTAAGTGCAGAAGGAAATTGATGCATTCTGCCATTCCATCCGAATGCACGTACGAAGGAGAGTTATCCTGTGGTCCCGTCATCAGCAATGTAGAAACGAGAAGACGCAATGCGTTCGACGCAGATAAAGTATATGAATGTGATCAACCAGAAGATTTTTTGGAACGCGCTGTGGGAGTTGCGATCAAAAAGAAGGGTCTGAGTGCTCTCAGTGTGGACTATGGTTGA